One genomic window of Hymenobacter sp. J193 includes the following:
- a CDS encoding acetate/propionate family kinase: protein MHIFVINSGSSSIKYQLFCWPIERPVCSGLVERIGAEQATITHKVFAVDAPDTPATEQRLTLPLPNHAAGLREVVRLLTAAPGGVIQDPADIAVVGHRVVHGGEAFAVTTLITEAVKVEIRRLFALAPLHNPANLLGIEVAEQLFPQARQVAVFDTAFHQTLPEYAFRYALPEALYTEQRIRKYGFHGTSHQYVAAQAAAYLGQPDARLITVHLGNGCSVAAVRAGKSLDTSMGFGPLAGLVMGTRSGDLDPSVLLHLLGPLGYSPEQVSTLLNKESGMLGLTGRSDMRDIGAALTAGDARAQLAYDLYAYRIRQYIGAYVAVLGGLDAVVFTAGVGENDALVRRLACQDMAFFGLELDEAANQQRVPGLREINLPTSRAKILVVPTNEELEIARQCAALLAE, encoded by the coding sequence ATGCACATCTTCGTCATCAACTCCGGCAGCTCTTCTATCAAGTACCAACTGTTTTGCTGGCCCATTGAGCGGCCCGTATGCAGCGGGCTGGTAGAGCGCATCGGTGCGGAGCAGGCCACCATCACGCACAAAGTATTCGCGGTGGATGCCCCGGATACGCCAGCCACCGAGCAGCGCCTCACCCTTCCCCTACCCAACCACGCCGCCGGCCTGCGGGAGGTGGTGCGCCTGCTCACGGCCGCGCCGGGTGGCGTTATTCAGGACCCGGCCGATATTGCCGTGGTGGGCCACCGGGTGGTGCACGGCGGGGAGGCATTTGCGGTCACCACGCTCATTACCGAGGCGGTGAAGGTCGAAATCCGGCGGCTGTTTGCGCTGGCCCCACTGCACAACCCCGCCAACCTGCTAGGCATTGAGGTGGCGGAGCAGCTGTTCCCACAGGCCCGCCAAGTGGCGGTGTTCGATACGGCCTTTCACCAGACGCTGCCCGAATACGCCTTCCGCTATGCCCTGCCCGAGGCACTTTACACCGAGCAGCGCATCCGCAAATACGGTTTCCACGGTACCAGCCACCAATACGTGGCGGCGCAAGCGGCGGCCTACCTGGGCCAGCCTGATGCCCGCCTGATTACGGTGCACCTGGGCAACGGCTGCAGCGTGGCGGCCGTGCGCGCCGGCAAATCGTTGGATACCAGCATGGGCTTTGGCCCCCTGGCCGGCCTGGTAATGGGCACCCGCTCCGGCGACCTGGACCCTTCCGTGCTGCTGCATTTGCTGGGGCCGCTGGGCTACTCACCGGAACAGGTAAGCACGCTGCTGAACAAGGAAAGCGGGATGCTGGGCCTCACCGGCCGCAGCGACATGCGTGACATTGGGGCCGCCCTGACCGCTGGCGACGCCCGCGCCCAGTTGGCCTATGATCTTTACGCCTACCGTATCCGCCAGTACATTGGGGCCTACGTGGCCGTGCTCGGCGGGCTGGATGCGGTAGTCTTCACGGCGGGCGTGGGCGAAAACGACGCGCTGGTGCGCCGCCTCGCTTGCCAGGATATGGCCTTCTTCGGGCTGGAACTGGATGAGGCAGCCAACCAGCAGCGCGTTCCCGGCCTGCGGGAAATCAACCTCCCGACCTCGCGGGCGAAGATTCTGGTGGTGCCCACCAACGAAGAGCTGGAAATTGCCCGCCAGTGCGCGGCGCTGCTGGCAGAGTAG
- a CDS encoding PID-CTERM protein-sorting domain-containing protein, which produces MKSYILKGMLLLAVLLSAQLTWAQSDTPPEGGPMPDDPTAVPIDGGASLLLAAGVGLGVRQLRRKRLK; this is translated from the coding sequence ATGAAAAGTTATATCCTGAAAGGAATGCTGTTGCTGGCGGTGCTGCTCTCAGCTCAGCTTACCTGGGCCCAGAGTGATACGCCCCCGGAAGGTGGCCCCATGCCCGACGACCCCACGGCCGTACCCATTGATGGTGGGGCCTCGCTGCTGCTGGCAGCTGGTGTAGGCCTGGGCGTGCGGCAGCTACGGCGCAAGCGCCTGAAGTAG
- a CDS encoding T9SS type A sorting domain-containing protein has protein sequence MHTFTHACQQLLSRIRVGLLAIAVVSVAPAAQAELRLSSTVEHSAHTGPSLGVAITPMAAEPYISYFSPESGPAYSYVALFGEGFTDATAVQFGGVDAAFEVVSDGEISAVVPEGANSGPITVTTSNGTATSSSFKVVGDPVVYSLSPEEGPVGTTVVITGENFTEGSRVTFGTPWTGDDVLASSVVNSSNKITATVPNGATTGYVGVNTGGFTGFSPNEFTVTGVATKSSISYFSPESGPAYSDVTLFGEGFTDATAVQFNGVDANFFNVISDGEIFTSVPEGTSSGPITVTTPNGTVTSSSNFTVVGDPVVYSLSPEEGPIGETVVITGENFTAGSFVTFGDAVVASRVVNSSTKITATVPAGATTGPVGVNNGGLTGFSPGVFTVTATPEPTFTFFSSGNSGPLLGRISLTGTNLKGATLITFSGTSNNTVAGPFTTNADGTTISNVQVPMGAVSGPVTITTVGGTSNSQTYTIIRDLVISSGNRSIVNGTYRTITITGGNGTADDLVNVEESFVVRNGGRLISTLREEYAVRGPGSFELEAGGTLEIYFDGIYTSGARGVIQTATRNFSSDAIYEFADAASVSTFTGTGLPSTVRSLIISSGAKVILSRPVSVRRELRLNSGTLELRENRLTLLSDATGTALLVNNGGVIDGSTVTVQRYIDPSQNAGLGYRHLSAPISDATVADFGSGGTTPKVNEEYNASPTPGKVTPFPTVFGYDQSRLASATNDLAAFSKGWVSPASLEEALPVGRGFSVNTPANQTLKFGGTPNNGTRTLALARNAGPTADDAGWHLVGNPYPSPLDWSKVAAADRPNLDAAMYVFESTSRYGGEYRTYANGVGGNPLIGLGQGFFVRVTKGQTSGSLTFRNTQRVTSYATQAPVRRGSDDTRPLVKLTLGTEQSTSQDALYLYAEAGATAGLDAGFDAAKLRNTSGLNLAALTQAGEELAIQGLPALTDNVRIPLLLQVPAAGTYLVRAPQLANLPAGTTIYLEDATTNRRTDLQAANASYSFQADKAQTLNGRFWLNLSSSSPLATRGGALANALAVYPNPARTQTTVLLPAGSKAATLMLHDALGRVVRTTTMPAGGGAATVLLQGLSAGVYQLQVQAGTEQATRRLVVE, from the coding sequence ATGCACACTTTTACGCATGCATGCCAGCAGCTCCTTTCCCGAATCCGGGTGGGGCTACTGGCCATTGCCGTAGTAAGCGTAGCGCCAGCTGCTCAGGCAGAGCTGCGCCTCTCTAGCACAGTAGAGCATTCGGCCCACACTGGCCCCTCTTTGGGCGTGGCCATAACGCCCATGGCTGCGGAGCCTTACATCAGCTACTTCTCCCCTGAAAGCGGCCCGGCGTACAGCTACGTCGCCCTGTTTGGCGAGGGGTTTACTGACGCTACGGCCGTGCAGTTCGGCGGTGTAGACGCGGCCTTCGAAGTTGTTAGTGATGGAGAGATTTCCGCTGTCGTACCTGAGGGTGCCAACAGCGGCCCGATTACGGTAACCACTTCAAACGGTACGGCCACCAGCAGCAGCTTCAAGGTAGTAGGCGACCCAGTGGTGTATTCTCTTTCGCCCGAGGAAGGGCCAGTGGGCACGACGGTTGTCATCACGGGGGAAAACTTTACTGAGGGGTCCCGCGTGACTTTCGGGACTCCCTGGACCGGGGATGACGTGCTAGCCTCTAGCGTAGTCAACTCCTCTAACAAGATTACGGCGACGGTACCCAATGGCGCTACCACGGGCTACGTGGGCGTGAATACGGGCGGCTTCACGGGGTTTAGCCCCAACGAATTTACCGTAACGGGCGTAGCCACGAAGTCTTCCATCAGCTACTTCTCCCCTGAAAGCGGCCCGGCGTACAGCGACGTCACCCTGTTTGGCGAGGGTTTCACTGACGCTACGGCCGTGCAGTTCAACGGTGTAGACGCGAATTTCTTCAACGTTATTAGTGATGGAGAGATTTTTACTTCCGTACCTGAGGGTACCTCCAGCGGCCCAATTACGGTGACTACCCCCAACGGCACCGTCACCAGCAGCAGCAATTTCACGGTAGTAGGCGACCCAGTGGTGTATTCGCTTTCGCCCGAAGAAGGGCCCATTGGCGAGACGGTCGTCATCACGGGCGAAAACTTCACAGCGGGCTCGTTCGTGACCTTTGGCGATGCCGTAGTAGCCTCCCGGGTAGTTAACTCCTCTACCAAGATTACGGCGACGGTGCCGGCCGGCGCTACCACCGGCCCAGTGGGCGTAAACAACGGCGGCCTAACGGGTTTTAGCCCCGGAGTTTTCACGGTTACGGCCACCCCCGAGCCTACTTTCACCTTTTTCAGCTCGGGCAACTCCGGCCCCTTGCTGGGCCGCATCAGCCTGACGGGCACCAACCTCAAGGGAGCCACGCTGATTACCTTCAGCGGCACCAGCAACAACACCGTAGCCGGCCCCTTCACTACGAATGCCGATGGCACCACCATCAGCAACGTGCAGGTGCCAATGGGCGCCGTATCGGGGCCCGTTACCATTACCACGGTAGGTGGCACCAGCAACAGCCAGACCTACACTATCATCCGGGACTTGGTTATCAGCAGTGGTAACCGCTCTATTGTCAACGGCACCTACCGCACTATTACCATCACGGGCGGCAATGGCACAGCCGATGACCTTGTAAACGTAGAGGAGTCGTTTGTTGTGCGCAATGGTGGCCGCCTCATTAGCACCCTCAGAGAAGAGTATGCCGTACGCGGGCCGGGCAGCTTTGAGCTTGAGGCTGGCGGCACCCTGGAAATTTATTTCGATGGTATTTATACCAGCGGCGCCAGAGGGGTTATCCAAACAGCTACGCGTAATTTCTCATCGGATGCCATCTATGAGTTTGCTGACGCAGCCAGCGTGAGCACCTTTACCGGTACCGGGCTGCCGTCTACCGTACGCAGCCTCATCATCAGCTCCGGCGCCAAAGTCATTCTCAGCCGGCCGGTTTCTGTTCGCCGGGAGCTGCGCCTGAACTCGGGCACCCTGGAGCTGCGCGAAAACCGCCTGACCCTGCTCAGCGACGCCACGGGCACTGCTTTGCTTGTGAATAACGGGGGCGTAATCGACGGCAGCACGGTTACCGTGCAGCGCTACATTGACCCCAGCCAGAACGCCGGCCTGGGCTACCGCCACCTGAGTGCGCCCATCAGCGACGCCACGGTGGCTGATTTTGGTAGTGGCGGCACCACACCTAAGGTAAACGAGGAATACAACGCCTCTCCTACGCCGGGCAAAGTAACGCCCTTCCCCACCGTTTTCGGCTACGACCAGTCGCGGCTGGCCTCGGCCACCAACGACCTGGCAGCCTTCAGCAAAGGCTGGGTTTCGCCGGCTTCTTTGGAAGAAGCACTGCCCGTGGGCCGGGGCTTCTCGGTGAACACGCCGGCAAACCAGACGCTGAAATTCGGCGGCACGCCCAACAACGGCACCAGGACGCTGGCGCTGGCCCGCAACGCTGGCCCTACCGCCGATGATGCCGGCTGGCACCTGGTCGGCAACCCCTACCCTTCGCCCCTGGACTGGAGCAAGGTAGCCGCCGCCGACCGTCCCAACCTGGACGCCGCCATGTACGTGTTTGAAAGCACCAGCCGCTACGGTGGCGAGTACCGCACGTACGCCAATGGCGTGGGCGGCAACCCGCTGATTGGCTTGGGCCAGGGCTTCTTCGTGCGCGTGACCAAGGGCCAGACCAGCGGCTCGCTCACCTTCCGCAATACCCAGCGCGTAACCAGCTACGCCACCCAGGCACCCGTGCGTCGCGGCTCCGACGATACCCGCCCCCTCGTGAAGCTGACCCTGGGCACCGAGCAGAGCACCAGCCAGGATGCCCTGTACCTGTATGCGGAAGCCGGCGCTACCGCTGGCCTGGATGCCGGCTTCGACGCGGCCAAGCTCCGCAACACCTCGGGCCTGAACCTGGCGGCGCTAACCCAGGCGGGTGAAGAGCTGGCTATTCAAGGTTTGCCGGCCCTGACGGATAACGTGCGCATTCCGCTGCTGCTCCAGGTGCCGGCCGCGGGCACTTACCTGGTGCGCGCCCCGCAACTGGCCAACCTGCCGGCGGGCACAACCATTTACCTGGAAGACGCCACCACCAACCGGCGCACGGACCTGCAGGCGGCCAATGCCTCCTACAGCTTCCAGGCCGATAAAGCCCAGACTCTGAACGGCCGCTTCTGGCTGAACCTGAGTTCTAGCAGCCCGCTGGCTACCCGGGGCGGAGCCCTCGCCAACGCGCTGGCCGTGTACCCCAACCCGGCCCGTACGCAAACGACCGTGCTGCTGCCAGCCGGCAGCAAAGCGGCTACCCTCATGCTGCATGATGCCCTGGGGCGCGTAGTGCGCACAACCACCATGCCTGCCGGCGGAGGTGCCGCTACGGTTCTCCTGCAGGGGCTTTCTGCGGGCGTGTACCAGTTGCAGGTGCAGGCCGGCACCGAGCAGGCCACCCGCCGCCTGGTGGTAGAATAG
- the pta gene encoding phosphate acetyltransferase has protein sequence MTKAVFIATAEPYSGKSLVALGLVNMLLGQARKVGYFKPIIDYDPAVHPDPHIDTITQYFKLPLTYADTYAYTRPEALGLLEADAQGELIDAVIHKFKQWEDAYDFTVVEGSDFLGPGTAIEFDANVSIAKNLGVPVILVVSGEGKSTAQVVSSVLTLLRAFEAREVPVLLAVANRVAAEQAADVQALLRGQLPEDVLLAVIPEDPQLRHPTMREIHAGLGSKLLFGEAGLGNQVDNYVIGAMQVPNFLNYLKENVLIVTPADRGDIIVCALQANQSASYPRVAGIVLTAGAEPDEPIMRLLEGLPNVVPILTMPTGTFETATRVGAIKSRITPDNPKKIQLAISTFARHVEVHTLEEKLISFQPEGITPHMFQYRLLQWARRQRRHIVLPEGNDDRILRAAALLLHQDVVDLTILGNPADVAASAKRLGVQLPAGHVRVIDPVNSEYYADYVETFYQLRKDKGVNHDMARDLLRDVSYFGSMMVYKGHADGMVSGAVHTTQHTIRPALQFIKTKPGVSVVSSVFFMCLPDRVAVFGDCAVNPNPTAEQLAEIAISSAESSLAFGIEPRIAMLSYSSGTSGAGADVEKVRQATELVRQRRPDLKVEGPIQYDAAVDPLVGRQKLPGSEVAGQASVLIFPDLNTGNNTYKAVQRETGALAIGPVLQGLNKPVNDLSRGCTVDDVFNTVVITAIQSQLG, from the coding sequence ATGACGAAAGCCGTTTTCATTGCTACCGCCGAGCCGTACAGCGGCAAATCCCTCGTGGCCCTGGGTTTGGTAAACATGCTGCTGGGCCAGGCCCGCAAGGTGGGCTACTTCAAGCCCATCATCGACTACGACCCAGCCGTACACCCCGACCCGCACATCGACACCATCACCCAGTACTTCAAGCTGCCCCTCACTTACGCCGATACCTATGCCTACACGCGCCCCGAGGCGCTAGGGCTACTGGAAGCCGACGCCCAGGGCGAGCTGATTGACGCGGTGATTCACAAGTTCAAGCAGTGGGAAGACGCCTACGACTTTACGGTGGTAGAAGGCAGCGACTTCCTCGGGCCGGGCACCGCCATTGAATTCGACGCCAACGTGTCCATTGCCAAAAACCTGGGCGTACCGGTTATCCTGGTGGTGTCGGGCGAGGGCAAGAGCACGGCGCAGGTGGTTAGCTCGGTGCTCACGCTGCTGCGCGCCTTCGAGGCCCGCGAGGTGCCGGTGCTGCTGGCCGTAGCCAACCGCGTGGCCGCCGAGCAGGCCGCCGACGTGCAGGCCCTGCTGCGCGGCCAGCTGCCCGAAGACGTGCTGCTGGCCGTGATTCCTGAAGACCCGCAGCTGCGCCACCCCACCATGCGCGAAATTCACGCCGGGCTGGGCAGCAAGCTGCTGTTCGGGGAAGCCGGGCTGGGCAACCAGGTCGATAACTATGTGATTGGGGCCATGCAGGTGCCCAATTTTCTGAACTACCTCAAGGAGAACGTGCTGATTGTGACGCCCGCCGACCGCGGCGACATCATTGTGTGCGCGTTGCAGGCCAACCAGTCGGCCAGCTACCCGCGCGTGGCGGGCATTGTGCTCACGGCCGGGGCCGAGCCCGACGAGCCCATTATGCGCCTGCTCGAAGGCCTGCCCAACGTGGTGCCCATCCTCACCATGCCCACCGGCACCTTCGAAACCGCCACCCGCGTGGGCGCCATCAAGTCGCGCATCACCCCCGACAATCCCAAGAAGATTCAGCTGGCCATCAGCACGTTTGCGCGCCACGTGGAGGTGCACACGCTGGAGGAAAAGCTCATCAGCTTCCAGCCCGAGGGCATCACGCCCCACATGTTCCAGTACCGGCTGCTGCAGTGGGCCCGCCGCCAGCGACGCCACATTGTGCTGCCCGAGGGCAACGATGACCGGATACTGCGGGCCGCCGCCCTGCTCCTGCACCAGGACGTGGTGGACCTCACCATTCTGGGCAACCCGGCCGATGTGGCCGCCTCGGCCAAGCGCTTGGGTGTGCAGTTGCCCGCCGGGCACGTGCGCGTCATCGACCCGGTGAACTCCGAGTACTACGCCGACTACGTGGAAACCTTCTACCAGCTGCGCAAAGACAAGGGCGTGAATCACGACATGGCCCGCGACCTGCTGCGCGACGTATCGTACTTCGGCTCGATGATGGTGTACAAGGGCCACGCCGACGGCATGGTGTCGGGGGCAGTGCACACTACCCAGCACACCATCCGGCCGGCCCTGCAGTTCATCAAAACCAAGCCGGGTGTATCGGTAGTGTCGTCGGTGTTCTTTATGTGTTTGCCCGACCGGGTGGCGGTGTTCGGCGACTGCGCCGTGAACCCCAACCCCACCGCCGAGCAGCTGGCCGAAATTGCCATTTCCTCGGCCGAGAGCAGCCTGGCCTTCGGCATTGAGCCGCGCATTGCCATGCTCTCCTACTCCTCCGGCACCTCGGGCGCCGGGGCCGACGTGGAGAAGGTGCGCCAGGCCACCGAGCTGGTGCGCCAGCGCCGCCCCGACCTGAAAGTGGAAGGCCCTATCCAGTACGATGCCGCCGTGGACCCGCTGGTGGGTCGCCAGAAGCTACCCGGCTCCGAAGTGGCCGGCCAGGCCAGCGTGCTCATCTTCCCCGACCTGAACACGGGCAACAACACTTACAAAGCCGTGCAGCGCGAAACCGGCGCCCTGGCCATCGGCCCGGTGCTACAAGGCCTCAACAAACCCGTCAACGACCTCAGCCGCGGCTGCACCGTGGACGACGTGTTTAACACCGTCGTGATTACAGCTATTCAGAGCCAATTGGGGTGA
- a CDS encoding helix-turn-helix domain-containing protein, whose protein sequence is MKAPTLPVLTLKSFPQGRPRRPWYLEQLARHVANFPGVSQPHAHDFYLLLYVTHGHGTHTIDLVSYALQPGALFFMTPGQVHHWHLPADAQGYVVLFEADFYLFRYPGSRLFDYPFFNHRHAPVVYLPEAETDIHWLMERMWRENTHPGPAQDEVFRSCLHLCLELAARHFPEAPASAEPLHAQELLRAFGALINQHFRTSRAVQYYADLLHVSPNHLNALCRRHLGKTASALVQERVLLEARRLLRHSPATIAQLADALGFEDASYFSRYFRQHTGHTPEAFRQQP, encoded by the coding sequence ATGAAAGCTCCTACCCTGCCCGTTCTTACCCTGAAGTCGTTTCCGCAGGGGCGGCCCCGGCGGCCGTGGTACCTGGAGCAGCTGGCCCGGCACGTAGCCAACTTTCCCGGCGTAAGCCAGCCCCACGCCCACGACTTCTACCTGCTGCTTTACGTCACCCACGGCCACGGCACGCACACCATCGACCTGGTAAGCTACGCGCTGCAACCCGGGGCGCTGTTTTTCATGACGCCGGGGCAGGTACACCACTGGCACCTCCCGGCCGACGCTCAGGGCTACGTGGTACTGTTTGAGGCCGACTTCTACCTGTTCCGCTACCCCGGCAGCCGCCTGTTCGACTACCCGTTTTTCAACCACCGCCACGCCCCGGTCGTGTACCTGCCCGAGGCCGAAACCGACATTCACTGGCTGATGGAGCGCATGTGGAGGGAAAACACGCACCCCGGCCCGGCCCAGGACGAGGTATTTCGCTCCTGCCTGCACCTGTGCCTGGAGCTGGCCGCCCGCCACTTCCCGGAAGCGCCGGCCTCGGCTGAGCCGCTACACGCCCAAGAGTTGCTTCGTGCGTTTGGCGCCCTTATCAACCAGCATTTTCGTACCAGCCGGGCCGTGCAGTACTACGCCGACCTGCTCCACGTTTCGCCCAACCACCTGAATGCGCTGTGCCGCCGCCACCTGGGCAAAACCGCCAGCGCCCTCGTGCAGGAGCGCGTGCTTCTGGAAGCCCGCCGCCTGCTGCGCCACTCCCCGGCTACTATTGCCCAATTGGCCGATGCCCTGGGCTTCGAGGATGCCTCTTACTTCAGCCGCTACTTCCGCCAGCACACCGGTCACACGCCCGAAGCTTTCCGGCAGCAGCCTTAG
- a CDS encoding LuxR family transcriptional regulator, protein MTDDELIEQKIAKIAATADEYPAVVIIHHVPTQTVRYLSKWGLQLLGATLDELMALGPSFSPTYFNAVESDEYMARVFQLMYENNVPEVHTFYQEVRTTEREGWSYYLTSMRRLLVNDQGNPLLVMGLAVPLHPENHFATKVQRLIEENQFLRQHNALYATLSKRERSVLRLLALGKSAPEIAEELCISEQTAATHRRNVRQKLGANTVFKLGQYARAFDLI, encoded by the coding sequence ATGACTGATGATGAACTCATTGAACAGAAAATAGCGAAAATAGCCGCCACCGCCGATGAGTACCCCGCTGTGGTAATTATCCACCATGTGCCCACCCAAACGGTGCGCTATCTTTCCAAATGGGGCCTGCAGCTGCTGGGCGCTACCCTGGACGAGCTGATGGCATTGGGGCCAAGCTTCTCCCCTACCTACTTCAACGCCGTAGAGTCGGATGAGTACATGGCCCGCGTGTTTCAGCTTATGTATGAAAACAACGTACCCGAGGTGCATACCTTTTACCAGGAGGTGCGCACTACGGAGCGGGAAGGCTGGAGCTACTACCTCACCTCCATGCGCCGGCTGCTGGTAAACGACCAGGGCAACCCGCTGCTGGTGATGGGTCTGGCCGTGCCACTGCATCCCGAAAACCACTTCGCCACGAAAGTGCAGCGCCTGATTGAGGAAAACCAGTTTTTGCGCCAGCACAATGCCCTCTACGCTACCCTCTCCAAGCGGGAGCGGAGCGTGCTGCGCCTGCTGGCCCTGGGTAAAAGCGCCCCCGAAATAGCCGAGGAGCTGTGTATTTCGGAGCAGACGGCCGCCACGCACCGCCGCAACGTGCGCCAGAAGCTGGGTGCCAATACGGTGTTCAAGCTGGGCCAGTACGCCCGGGCCTTCGACCTGATCTAA